From a single Okeanomitos corallinicola TIOX110 genomic region:
- a CDS encoding diflavin flavoprotein, which translates to MTESKPRDVQIVPIATNTKGFRARSWSRLRFEIEYALCRGTTSNSYLIEGDQTALIDPPGEGFTSIYLQALEGTINFSKLDYVILGHFSPNRVPTLKAILELAPQITFVCSVLGANNLRAAFVDQDIKVLVMRGKEILDLGKGHVLKFLPIPSPRWPEALCTYDPQTQILYTDKLFGVHICGDDVFDDHSQAFQEDQRYYFNCLMAPHATHVEAALEKISDLQVRMYGVAHGPFIRSGLIELTQAYSQWSRAQKDREISVSLLYASAYGNTATLAQAMALGLTKGGVAVQSINCEFATPEEIHSTIEQTDGLIIGTPTIGGHAPTPIHTALGIVLATGDNSKLAGVFGSYGWSGEALDLVEGKLRDAGYRFGFETLKVKFKPDEVTLKLCEEIGTDFAQSLKKAKKVRVPQQVATSVEQAVGRIIGSVCVVAAKQGEVSTGMLGSWVSQATFNPPGITVAIAKERAVESLMYPGGKFVLNILPEGVHVDYMKHFRKNFAPGEDRFANFPTLDAENGCAVLTDAAAYLECSVSQRLECGDHWVVYATVDNGKLLKPDVMTAINHRKTGTHY; encoded by the coding sequence ATGACAGAATCTAAACCTCGTGATGTACAAATTGTCCCTATCGCTACAAATACTAAGGGATTTAGAGCTAGAAGTTGGTCACGTCTGCGATTTGAAATTGAATATGCACTTTGTCGGGGTACTACTTCCAATAGTTATTTAATAGAAGGTGATCAAACAGCATTAATTGATCCTCCAGGTGAAGGTTTCACCAGTATTTATCTACAAGCTTTAGAGGGGACAATTAATTTTAGTAAATTGGATTATGTGATTTTAGGTCATTTTAGTCCTAACCGTGTACCAACCTTAAAAGCTATTTTGGAACTTGCACCACAAATTACTTTTGTTTGTTCTGTTTTAGGTGCAAATAATTTGCGTGCTGCTTTTGTAGACCAAGATATTAAAGTTTTGGTGATGCGTGGTAAGGAAATTTTAGATTTAGGAAAAGGTCATGTTTTAAAATTCTTACCTATTCCTAGTCCTCGTTGGCCAGAAGCACTTTGCACTTACGATCCCCAAACCCAAATTCTTTACACAGATAAGTTATTTGGAGTGCATATCTGCGGTGATGATGTTTTTGATGATCATTCACAAGCTTTTCAGGAAGACCAGCGCTATTACTTTAATTGCTTAATGGCTCCCCATGCAACTCATGTAGAAGCTGCTTTAGAAAAAATTTCTGATTTGCAGGTGAGAATGTATGGTGTTGCTCATGGGCCTTTTATTCGCAGTGGTTTGATTGAATTGACTCAAGCATATAGTCAATGGAGTCGCGCTCAAAAAGACCGGGAAATTTCTGTTTCTTTACTGTACGCTTCTGCCTATGGCAATACTGCAACTTTAGCACAGGCGATGGCTTTGGGTTTAACCAAGGGTGGTGTCGCGGTTCAATCTATTAATTGTGAATTTGCTACACCGGAAGAAATCCATAGTACGATTGAACAAACGGATGGTTTAATCATTGGTACTCCTACCATTGGTGGTCATGCACCTACACCTATTCATACAGCTTTAGGGATTGTTTTAGCTACTGGTGACAATAGTAAGTTAGCGGGGGTGTTTGGTTCTTATGGTTGGAGTGGTGAAGCTTTAGATTTGGTGGAAGGTAAACTTAGAGATGCTGGTTATCGCTTTGGTTTTGAAACTTTGAAAGTCAAGTTTAAACCAGACGAAGTCACTTTGAAGTTGTGCGAAGAAATTGGGACAGACTTTGCTCAGAGTTTAAAGAAAGCGAAGAAGGTTCGTGTCCCCCAGCAAGTTGCTACATCTGTAGAACAAGCAGTTGGCAGAATTATTGGTTCTGTCTGTGTGGTTGCAGCTAAACAAGGGGAAGTTTCTACAGGGATGCTAGGGTCTTGGGTATCTCAAGCTACTTTTAATCCACCGGGAATTACAGTGGCGATCGCTAAGGAAAGAGCGGTTGAATCTTTAATGTATCCTGGTGGTAAGTTTGTGTTAAATATTCTCCCAGAAGGTGTTCATGTAGACTACATGAAACATTTCCGTAAAAATTTTGCACCTGGTGAAGATAGGTTTGCAAATTTCCCAACCCTAGATGCAGAAAATGGTTGTGCAGTGCTGACTGATGCTGCTGCATATTTAGAATGTTCTGTCAGTCAAAGACTGGAATGTGGGGATCATTGGGTAGTGTACGCAACTGTGGATAACGGTAAATTACTTAAACCTGATGTGATGACTGCTATCAACCATCGCAAAACAGGAACACATTATTAA
- a CDS encoding diflavin flavoprotein, with the protein MVALSENVQPRLTIQTVEIAPNTTAIRSLDWDRDRFDIEFGLQNGTTYNSYLIRGEQTVLIDTSHQKFRQLYLDTLKGLVNPKTIDYVIVSHTEPDHSGLIEDVLQLAPRATVLASKVALQFLEGLVHNPFSKRIVKSGDRINIGKGHEIEFVSAPNLHWPDTIFSFDRKTQILYTCDAFGMHFCDSHIFDEDLEAIEADFRFYYDCLMGPNARSLLNAMKRMGDLGKIQIIANGHGPLLYHHLDFLTECYQNWSQKQATTETIVGLFYVSGYGYSDHLAHAIGDGIQKSSVAVEIIDLKTAELQEIQELAGRASGLIIGMPPTSSIVAQAGISSLLSVAKNKQVIGLFECYGGDDEPIDTLRRKFIDLGIKEAFPAIRIKEIPSEHTYQTCLEAGVNLGKLVMRERNIKQIKSLDVNMEKALGRISSGLYIVTATKGNVSGAMIASWVTQASFQPLGFTIAVAKTRAIDQLLQIGDRFVLNVLEEGNYQNLKKHFLKRLLPGTDKFAGVKTQTAQNGSPILAEALAYMECQVVSNMECSDHWILYCTVTDGKVSKPESLTAVRHRKVGNYY; encoded by the coding sequence ATGGTAGCTCTCTCAGAGAACGTTCAACCTCGGTTAACTATACAAACTGTAGAAATTGCTCCTAATACTACAGCGATTCGCTCCCTTGATTGGGATCGTGATCGTTTTGATATTGAATTTGGATTGCAAAATGGTACAACCTATAATTCATATTTAATTAGGGGTGAACAAACAGTTTTAATTGATACTTCTCATCAGAAGTTCCGTCAGTTGTATTTAGATACTCTCAAAGGACTTGTTAACCCTAAAACAATTGATTATGTAATTGTCAGTCATACCGAACCTGATCACAGTGGTTTAATTGAAGATGTATTACAGTTAGCACCGAGAGCGACTGTTTTAGCTTCTAAAGTAGCATTGCAATTTTTAGAAGGTTTAGTACATAATCCTTTTTCCAAAAGAATAGTTAAAAGTGGCGATCGCATTAACATCGGTAAAGGTCATGAAATAGAATTTGTCAGTGCGCCAAATTTACATTGGCCAGATACAATTTTTAGTTTTGATCGTAAAACCCAAATTCTTTACACCTGTGATGCTTTTGGGATGCACTTCTGTGATAGTCACATTTTTGACGAAGATTTAGAAGCAATTGAAGCTGATTTTCGCTTTTATTATGATTGCTTAATGGGTCCCAATGCTCGCTCTTTATTAAATGCAATGAAGAGAATGGGTGACTTAGGTAAAATTCAAATTATTGCCAATGGACACGGACCATTACTATATCATCACCTGGATTTTTTAACTGAGTGTTATCAAAATTGGAGTCAAAAACAAGCAACAACAGAAACTATTGTAGGTTTGTTTTATGTTTCCGGTTATGGTTATAGTGATCACTTAGCTCATGCTATTGGTGATGGGATTCAAAAATCTAGTGTAGCAGTAGAAATAATTGACCTCAAAACAGCAGAATTGCAAGAAATTCAAGAATTAGCAGGTAGAGCATCAGGTTTAATTATTGGAATGCCTCCTACTTCTTCAATTGTGGCACAAGCTGGGATCAGTTCATTATTATCTGTAGCTAAAAATAAACAAGTTATCGGATTATTTGAATGCTATGGTGGTGATGATGAACCCATTGATACCCTGCGGCGTAAGTTTATTGACTTAGGTATTAAAGAAGCATTTCCAGCAATTAGAATTAAAGAAATTCCTAGTGAACACACCTACCAAACTTGTCTAGAAGCAGGTGTAAATTTAGGGAAATTGGTGATGCGAGAACGCAACATCAAACAAATTAAATCCCTCGACGTGAATATGGAAAAAGCGTTGGGAAGAATTAGCAGTGGACTATATATTGTCACAGCTACAAAAGGTAATGTTAGCGGTGCAATGATCGCTTCTTGGGTAACACAGGCTAGTTTTCAACCATTGGGATTTACTATTGCTGTAGCTAAAACTAGAGCCATTGATCAATTATTGCAAATAGGCGATCGCTTTGTTCTCAATGTATTAGAAGAAGGCAACTATCAAAACCTAAAAAAACACTTCCTGAAACGTTTACTTCCAGGTACAGATAAATTTGCTGGAGTTAAAACCCAAACTGCTCAAAATGGTTCACCAATTTTAGCAGAAGCACTCGCATATATGGAATGTCAAGTAGTTAGCAATATGGAATGTAGTGACCATTGGATTTTATATTGCACAGTTACAGATGGCAAGGTTTCTAAACCTGAATCTCTCACCGCAGTACGTCATCGTAAGGTAGGAAACTATTACTAA